A window of the Cellvibrio sp. pealriver genome harbors these coding sequences:
- a CDS encoding M23 family metallopeptidase → MKLPQIAICLFSMLVSMGSTALEVTGEWQQGGVIIGKVPQGMSVEYRNKLLRISPTGEFVIGLGRDADKIATLITIDSAGVRREHRFTVKSRTYRTQKVTGVPQQTVEPDPAQVERAKREAQMAADARKSDLPLMFFTQKFEWPLIGPVTGVYGSQRFYNGVPNSPHYGVDIAKPVGTLVKAPAGGVVTLVHPDMFFSGGTLIIDHGHGLSSTFIHLSKILVKKGDAIIQGQPIAKVGKTGRATGPHLDWRMNWFEERIDPQLLVPPMPAE, encoded by the coding sequence GTGAAGCTGCCACAAATTGCTATATGTCTCTTTTCCATGCTAGTAAGTATGGGCTCCACTGCTTTGGAAGTAACTGGCGAATGGCAGCAGGGAGGTGTGATTATCGGTAAAGTCCCACAGGGTATGTCAGTGGAGTATCGCAATAAACTATTGCGCATTTCGCCAACGGGTGAATTTGTGATTGGGCTAGGTCGCGACGCAGACAAAATAGCAACTCTCATTACTATTGATAGCGCAGGCGTTCGTCGTGAACATCGGTTTACAGTGAAGTCACGTACTTACCGAACTCAAAAAGTGACAGGTGTTCCGCAGCAGACGGTAGAACCAGATCCAGCTCAAGTTGAACGTGCAAAACGCGAGGCGCAAATGGCAGCTGATGCGCGCAAAAGTGATTTGCCTCTTATGTTTTTTACGCAGAAATTTGAATGGCCACTTATTGGGCCTGTTACAGGCGTTTATGGGAGCCAGCGATTTTACAATGGTGTTCCTAACTCTCCACATTATGGTGTTGATATTGCCAAACCTGTAGGCACTCTTGTGAAAGCACCCGCAGGTGGCGTGGTGACATTGGTTCATCCCGATATGTTTTTTTCAGGGGGGACATTAATTATTGATCATGGTCATGGTCTTTCATCAACGTTTATTCATCTCAGCAAAATTTTGGTTAAAAAAGGCGATGCAATTATACAGGGTCAACCAATCGCCAAAGTCGGTAAAACCGGGCGCGCTACGGGGCCGCATTTAGATTGGCGGATGAACTGGTTTGAGGAGCGCATTGACCCGCAGTTGCTCGTACCGCCTATGCCGGCAGAATAA
- the edd gene encoding phosphogluconate dehydratase has protein sequence MTDVSAVKPNTDPRLVAITERIIARSRDTRAAYLARVNKFRSKGPARHHLGCANLAHGFAACNSADKEALAEGQAPNLGVVSAYNEMLSAHVPYGEYLEPIKAAAKEMGMTAQMAGGVPAMCDGVTQGFPGMEMSLFSRDVIAMSTAIALSHDMFDGAICLGVCDKIVPGLMMGALSFGQLPIIFIPAGPMTPGLPNAEKAKARQLFAEGKVGRKELLAAESASYHSAGTCTFYGTANTNQMLMEIMGVHLPGSTFINPYTPLRDALTRASVHQLARITRDEVVSLSDIVTEKSIVNGIVGLMATGGSTNHAMHIVAIARAAGVQINWQDLSDISDIIPLMCRIYPNGLADINRFQAVGGMGFLMRELRNAGLLHDDVKTVMGGTGLAAYTKEPFLENGEVVWREAVQESLDDAVLRPVAKPFAPEGGMKLLKGNIGRSVIKISAVKPDHRKVTAPAIVFHSQEELQAAFKRGELEKDFVAVVRFQGPKACGMPELHKLTPPLGVLQDRGFKVALLTDGRMSGASGKIPAAIHMTPEALDNGPIGLIRDGDMIELDAEAGTLQVLVSEDELKSRQPAQCDLSAVHYGMGRELFAPLRATVGLAEEGATVFNW, from the coding sequence ATGACAGACGTTTCAGCTGTAAAGCCCAATACAGATCCAAGACTTGTTGCTATCACCGAGCGAATTATCGCCCGTAGCCGCGATACTCGTGCCGCCTATCTTGCGCGCGTTAATAAATTTCGTAGCAAAGGTCCTGCTCGCCATCATTTGGGTTGTGCCAACCTCGCGCACGGTTTTGCTGCCTGTAATAGTGCGGATAAAGAAGCTTTGGCGGAGGGGCAGGCCCCTAATTTGGGTGTTGTAAGTGCGTATAACGAAATGTTATCGGCTCATGTTCCCTATGGCGAATATCTGGAACCTATCAAAGCTGCAGCCAAAGAAATGGGTATGACTGCGCAGATGGCGGGTGGTGTACCTGCGATGTGTGATGGCGTGACCCAGGGGTTTCCGGGGATGGAGATGTCGCTGTTTAGTCGCGATGTGATCGCCATGAGTACAGCAATTGCACTTTCGCACGATATGTTTGATGGTGCTATCTGTTTGGGGGTGTGTGACAAAATCGTCCCCGGCCTGATGATGGGCGCGCTCTCTTTCGGCCAGCTGCCTATTATTTTTATCCCGGCAGGGCCAATGACTCCAGGATTGCCGAATGCTGAAAAAGCCAAGGCGCGCCAGTTGTTTGCTGAAGGTAAAGTGGGGCGTAAAGAGCTATTGGCTGCTGAGAGTGCCTCTTACCACAGTGCAGGTACTTGTACTTTTTACGGTACAGCCAATACGAATCAGATGCTGATGGAGATTATGGGGGTTCATTTACCCGGAAGTACATTCATTAATCCCTATACTCCGCTGCGGGATGCCTTAACTCGCGCTTCTGTCCATCAATTGGCACGTATCACTCGTGATGAGGTTGTTTCGCTCTCGGACATAGTCACTGAAAAGTCTATTGTTAACGGTATCGTAGGTTTAATGGCAACCGGCGGCTCAACCAACCATGCGATGCATATTGTTGCGATTGCCAGAGCCGCTGGTGTGCAAATTAACTGGCAGGATTTGTCTGACATTTCAGATATAATTCCACTTATGTGCCGCATTTACCCGAATGGTCTTGCTGACATTAATCGCTTCCAGGCTGTTGGTGGTATGGGCTTTTTGATGCGTGAACTGCGCAACGCCGGTTTGTTACACGATGATGTCAAAACAGTCATGGGCGGTACTGGATTGGCGGCTTACACCAAAGAGCCTTTTTTGGAAAATGGCGAAGTGGTATGGCGCGAAGCTGTGCAGGAAAGTCTGGATGATGCAGTTCTGCGCCCGGTTGCCAAACCCTTTGCTCCTGAAGGTGGAATGAAATTATTGAAAGGTAATATAGGTCGCTCAGTGATCAAGATATCTGCAGTTAAGCCGGATCATCGTAAAGTCACTGCACCGGCAATCGTATTTCATAGTCAGGAAGAGTTGCAGGCTGCATTTAAACGCGGTGAATTGGAAAAAGATTTTGTTGCTGTCGTTCGTTTCCAGGGGCCTAAAGCCTGTGGAATGCCCGAGTTACATAAGCTGACTCCACCTCTGGGGGTACTGCAAGATCGTGGTTTCAAGGTTGCACTCTTGACTGATGGCCGCATGTCGGGAGCGTCTGGTAAAATTCCAGCAGCAATTCATATGACACCGGAGGCTCTGGATAATGGGCCGATAGGTTTGATCCGTGATGGCGACATGATTGAATTGGATGCTGAGGCGGGTACGCTTCAGGTTTTGGTGAGTGAAGATGAGTTGAAATCCCGCCAACCAGCGCAATGTGATTTATCGGCTGTCCACTACGGTATGGGGCGTGAATTATTTGCTCCGTTACGTGCCACTGTGGGCTTGGCCGAAGAAGGAGCTACTGTATTTAATTGGTGA
- the gap gene encoding type I glyceraldehyde-3-phosphate dehydrogenase, whose translation MTIRVAINGYGRIGRNVLRALYESGKRSQIQIVGINDLGDAHLNAHLTKYDSVHGQFNGTVKFEGDTMFVNGDAIRITAERDPSKLPWAELNVDVVYECTGIFTSKEKAGAHLTAGAKKVIISAPGTDVDATVVFGVNHNVLKATDTIISNASCTTNCLAPVAKVLNDKFGIVQGSMTTIHAYTNDQVLSDVFHKDIYRARSATQSMIPTTTGAAKAVGLVLPELKGKMDGISVRVPTINVSLVDLNVLVEKDVSVEAINAAMKEAAEKEMPGVLAYVDEPLVSVDFNHNPHSSNYDSLQTKVYGKWVKVLSWYDNEWGFSNRMLDNTIALMNAK comes from the coding sequence ATGACTATCAGAGTGGCAATTAACGGTTACGGTCGTATCGGTCGCAATGTACTGCGTGCACTATATGAATCAGGCAAGCGCAGCCAAATTCAAATCGTTGGTATCAACGATCTTGGAGATGCCCACCTCAATGCGCATCTCACCAAATACGACTCTGTTCACGGTCAATTTAATGGCACTGTGAAATTCGAAGGCGACACAATGTTCGTTAATGGTGATGCGATTCGTATTACCGCTGAGCGCGATCCATCCAAATTGCCTTGGGCGGAATTAAATGTTGATGTGGTTTACGAATGTACCGGTATTTTTACCAGCAAAGAAAAAGCGGGCGCACATTTAACTGCAGGTGCTAAAAAAGTCATTATCTCTGCTCCTGGTACCGATGTGGATGCAACCGTTGTTTTCGGTGTGAATCACAATGTGTTGAAAGCCACTGACACCATTATTTCAAATGCATCTTGCACCACTAACTGCTTGGCTCCTGTTGCTAAAGTATTGAACGATAAGTTCGGCATTGTGCAAGGCTCTATGACAACTATCCACGCATACACCAATGATCAAGTGCTGTCCGATGTATTCCACAAAGATATCTATCGTGCGCGTTCAGCTACCCAATCAATGATCCCGACCACCACAGGTGCTGCTAAAGCAGTAGGTCTGGTATTGCCAGAATTGAAAGGCAAAATGGACGGTATTTCTGTGCGCGTTCCAACCATCAACGTATCTCTGGTTGATTTGAACGTGTTGGTAGAAAAGGATGTCTCTGTTGAGGCAATCAACGCAGCAATGAAAGAAGCCGCTGAAAAAGAAATGCCGGGTGTATTGGCATATGTTGATGAGCCGTTGGTATCAGTCGATTTCAATCACAACCCTCACTCATCTAACTACGACTCATTGCAAACCAAAGTGTACGGCAAGTGGGTAAAAGTATTGAGCTGGTATGACAACGAGTGGGGTTTCTCTAACCGTATGTTGGACAACACCATTGCCCTGATGAATGCTAAATAA
- the zwf gene encoding glucose-6-phosphate dehydrogenase gives MLDAFDFVIFGGAGDLALRKLIPGLYRAHREGSLHVGARIIPTCRNTQMVTEYKDKVRAAAEKHLNADEFVAADWDEFAKRLFPVFVDIGTKDEHWDALAKLLNNGGNSERVFYLSTPPSVFSICCKHLHECNLITDKARVVVEKPLGYDAKTAEEINSQIAEYFREEAIFRIDHYLGKETVQNLLALRFANGMFEHLWDAKSIDHVQISISETVGLEGRASFYDGAGALRDMVQNHILQLLCLVAMESPNKMTAERIRAEKLKVLENLRPLTGNTVKYNTVRGQYVAGEMDGKQVPGYLEELGQASNTETFVAIRAYIDNSRWANVPFYLRTGKRMKQRFAEIVIQYKDVAHRVYPESAGAATPNRLIIRLQPEESIKIIMVSKDLEKHETHLRPVVLNLNFADTYKDFYSDAYKRLMLDAAAGDASLFIHRAEVDAAWAWIDPIIEAWQRPENKPHGYMAGSWGPQASAQLMASDRRRWFSIDEVLSGADQEW, from the coding sequence ATGCTCGACGCATTTGATTTTGTCATCTTTGGTGGCGCAGGCGACTTGGCTCTGCGCAAATTGATTCCCGGCTTGTATCGGGCTCATCGCGAAGGCTCCCTGCATGTTGGTGCTCGTATTATCCCGACTTGCCGCAATACCCAAATGGTCACCGAGTACAAAGATAAAGTGCGCGCAGCGGCTGAAAAACATCTGAATGCTGATGAGTTTGTAGCAGCTGATTGGGATGAGTTTGCCAAACGTTTATTTCCGGTATTCGTTGATATCGGTACCAAAGATGAGCATTGGGACGCACTGGCAAAACTGTTGAACAATGGTGGCAATAGCGAGCGTGTTTTCTATCTATCAACTCCTCCGTCTGTATTCAGTATTTGCTGCAAACACTTGCATGAATGTAATTTGATTACCGACAAAGCGCGAGTTGTTGTTGAAAAGCCCCTGGGTTACGACGCGAAAACGGCAGAAGAAATCAACAGTCAGATTGCTGAATATTTCCGTGAAGAAGCTATTTTCCGCATTGACCACTATTTGGGTAAAGAGACCGTTCAAAATCTGCTGGCATTGCGATTTGCCAATGGCATGTTCGAGCATTTGTGGGATGCAAAATCAATCGATCACGTTCAGATCAGCATATCAGAAACAGTTGGGCTGGAAGGTCGTGCCAGCTTCTATGATGGTGCTGGGGCACTGCGTGACATGGTGCAAAACCACATCCTCCAGTTGTTGTGTCTGGTGGCGATGGAATCACCTAACAAAATGACTGCTGAGCGTATTCGCGCTGAAAAATTAAAAGTGCTGGAGAATTTGCGTCCTCTGACGGGCAATACCGTTAAATACAATACTGTGCGTGGACAATACGTTGCCGGCGAGATGGATGGCAAACAAGTGCCAGGTTATCTGGAAGAATTGGGGCAGGCGAGCAACACGGAAACCTTCGTTGCAATCCGTGCGTACATCGATAATTCCCGCTGGGCAAACGTACCTTTTTACCTGCGCACAGGTAAGCGCATGAAGCAGCGTTTTGCAGAAATCGTTATTCAATATAAAGATGTTGCCCACCGCGTGTACCCTGAGTCGGCAGGCGCTGCTACACCTAATCGCCTCATCATCCGCCTGCAGCCGGAAGAGAGCATCAAAATTATCATGGTTTCCAAAGATCTTGAAAAACATGAAACCCATTTGCGTCCGGTTGTGCTGAATTTAAATTTCGCTGACACCTACAAAGATTTCTACTCAGATGCATACAAGCGTTTGATGCTTGATGCCGCCGCAGGTGATGCAAGTTTATTTATCCATCGTGCTGAGGTTGATGCTGCATGGGCTTGGATTGATCCGATTATTGAAGCATGGCAGCGCCCTGAAAATAAACCGCACGGTTACATGGCAGGTAGTTGGGGTCCGCAAGCATCTGCACAATTGATGGCAAGTGATCGTCGTCGCTGGTTCTCGATTGATGAAGTTTTATCGGGAGCTGATCAGGAATGGTAA
- the eda gene encoding bifunctional 4-hydroxy-2-oxoglutarate aldolase/2-dehydro-3-deoxy-phosphogluconate aldolase: MALTIDQIVKVAPVVPVMVVERIEDAVPLATALYNGGLKVLEITLRTPCALDAITAMVEALPDDAVIGAGTIITPADLEKAVKAGSTFLVSPGTTPALIEAAKASPVPLLAGVATPTEAMNLYTQGFTHQKFFPAEAAGGVPMLKSIAGPLPQITFCPTGGIDLAKAPSYLALPNVHCVGGTWMAPKELMKAGRWDEIERLAREAASLPR; encoded by the coding sequence GTGGCTTTAACTATTGATCAAATTGTAAAAGTAGCACCAGTTGTACCGGTGATGGTGGTAGAGCGCATTGAGGATGCTGTGCCTCTGGCGACAGCACTTTATAACGGTGGTTTGAAAGTATTGGAAATTACTCTGCGCACCCCTTGTGCGCTAGATGCCATTACTGCAATGGTAGAAGCTTTACCGGACGATGCTGTTATCGGTGCCGGTACCATTATTACTCCAGCAGATCTGGAGAAAGCAGTAAAAGCAGGCTCTACCTTTTTGGTAAGTCCAGGTACTACACCGGCATTGATTGAAGCGGCGAAAGCCTCGCCTGTACCTTTACTGGCTGGTGTTGCAACGCCGACGGAAGCGATGAATCTGTACACTCAAGGCTTCACTCACCAGAAGTTTTTCCCTGCAGAAGCCGCCGGTGGTGTGCCAATGTTGAAGTCAATCGCCGGTCCATTGCCGCAAATTACTTTCTGCCCAACTGGCGGTATTGATCTGGCCAAGGCACCAAGTTATCTAGCGCTGCCTAACGTACATTGCGTAGGTGGTACTTGGATGGCACCAAAAGAATTGATGAAAGCAGGGCGCTGGGATGAAATTGAGCGTCTTGCCCGCGAAGCAGCCAGCCTGCCGCGCTAA
- the pyk gene encoding pyruvate kinase yields the protein MLRRTKIVSTLGPASESPEVLERLILAGVNVVRLNFSHGSPEDHKRRAETVRALAAKHNRFVAVLGDLQGPKIRVARFAEGKIHLKVGDKFILDAALGRDEGNQHQVGIDYKELPNDCKAGDVLLLDDGRVVLTVDKIEGTRIYTTTKVAGPLSNNKGINRQGGGLTAPALTEKDIADIKTAAEIDVDYLAVSFPRSAEDMNYARKLMQEAGGRAGLVSKVERAEAVADDETLDSIIMASDAVMVARGDLGVEIGDAALIGVQKRIIARSRALNKVVITATQMMESMINSPLPTRAEVFDVANAVLDGTDAVMLSAETAAGSFPVETVEAMVRIILGAEKHPTASFDNYRMDQAFSSVDESIALASMFTANHLDGVKAIICFTESGSTPRLMSRVGSQLPIFAFSRHVSTQRKVAMYRGVQPIAFDTNSAPCADDFVRAIAMLKAQGTLANGDLVIVSSGDTTLLGGTNTMKILRVDETMK from the coding sequence ATGTTAAGACGTACCAAGATCGTCAGTACTTTAGGGCCTGCTTCTGAATCACCGGAAGTGCTTGAGCGTTTGATTCTCGCAGGCGTTAACGTTGTGCGCTTGAATTTTTCCCACGGCTCACCGGAAGATCACAAGCGTCGTGCAGAAACCGTACGCGCACTTGCTGCCAAACATAATCGTTTTGTAGCAGTGTTGGGTGATTTGCAAGGGCCAAAAATTCGTGTTGCACGTTTTGCTGAAGGCAAAATTCATTTAAAAGTAGGCGACAAATTTATTTTGGATGCTGCTTTGGGGCGCGATGAAGGCAACCAGCATCAAGTAGGTATTGATTACAAAGAATTGCCGAACGATTGTAAAGCCGGTGATGTTTTGTTGCTCGATGACGGTCGTGTTGTACTGACTGTCGACAAAATCGAAGGCACTCGTATTTACACTACCACTAAAGTGGCTGGTCCTTTGTCAAACAACAAAGGCATCAACCGTCAAGGTGGTGGTTTGACTGCGCCTGCACTGACTGAAAAAGATATTGCTGATATTAAAACTGCAGCAGAAATTGATGTGGATTATTTGGCTGTATCTTTCCCTCGCTCAGCAGAAGATATGAACTATGCGCGCAAACTGATGCAAGAAGCTGGTGGGCGTGCAGGTTTGGTATCCAAAGTTGAACGTGCCGAAGCAGTAGCAGATGATGAGACGTTGGATAGCATCATCATGGCCAGCGATGCGGTGATGGTTGCTCGCGGTGATTTGGGCGTAGAGATTGGTGATGCAGCATTGATTGGTGTACAAAAGCGCATCATTGCTCGCTCACGCGCGCTGAACAAAGTTGTGATCACCGCAACCCAGATGATGGAGTCGATGATCAACAGCCCGTTGCCAACACGTGCGGAAGTATTCGACGTTGCTAACGCTGTGCTGGATGGTACTGATGCGGTAATGCTGTCTGCAGAGACTGCAGCGGGTAGCTTCCCAGTTGAAACGGTTGAGGCAATGGTGCGTATTATTCTCGGTGCTGAAAAACATCCTACGGCGAGTTTTGATAACTATCGCATGGATCAAGCATTCAGTTCCGTTGATGAGTCTATCGCATTGGCATCTATGTTCACTGCCAATCACTTGGACGGTGTTAAAGCCATTATTTGCTTTACTGAATCTGGTAGTACGCCGCGCTTGATGTCGCGCGTTGGATCACAGTTGCCGATTTTTGCATTCTCCCGTCATGTGAGCACTCAGCGTAAAGTGGCTATGTATCGCGGAGTGCAGCCTATTGCATTTGATACTAACAGCGCACCTTGCGCAGATGATTTTGTGCGTGCAATCGCGATGCTCAAGGCACAAGGCACCTTGGCGAATGGCGATTTGGTAATTGTGTCCAGCGGCGATACCACATTGCTGGGTGGTACAAATACCATGAAGATTTTGCGCGTTGATGAAACGATGAAATAA
- the pgi gene encoding glucose-6-phosphate isomerase has protein sequence MTNPVVRPTDLPTWKTLEAHAAQMKPQHLKDLFAADDARFDKFSLQLPSFLFDYSKNLIADETKAALLALAKESDVEGWRSKMFAAEHINATEDRAVMHVALRDKSDKPIIIDGSDARPAINAELERMRKLSEKLRSGAWTGYTGKTITDIVSIGIGGSNLGPLMVCEALKDYSDKRFNMHFVSNIDGVQIAEVLAGLNPETTLFVISSKTFTTQETMTNARTAEQWFMAAAGDKAAIAKHFVAVSTNRKLVTAFGIAEENIFDMWDWVGGRFSLWSAIGLPIVLFLGYALFDELLQGAYEMDQHFQTAPLAENAPVMLALVGVWNRNFLGYPAHALLPYDQCLHRFPAYMQQAEMESNGKSVNWAGEQITYGSVPLVWGEVGINGQHAFYQMLHQGTDIIPADFIGSIAPTVSVEGHHDALMANFFAQTQALMLGIDADQVRRELSAKGVSAERIEEIVEHKVHRGNRPTNTFLLNKVDARSLGALIALYEHKIFVQGIIWRIHSFDQWGVELGKVLAAGIQPELDTGKATNAKHDASTRNLIDFYKRAKSV, from the coding sequence ATGACTAACCCTGTTGTGCGTCCTACCGACTTGCCTACCTGGAAAACCCTTGAAGCCCATGCGGCGCAAATGAAGCCCCAACATCTGAAAGATTTGTTTGCAGCCGATGATGCGCGGTTTGATAAATTTTCCCTGCAGCTTCCTTCTTTTCTGTTCGACTACTCCAAAAATCTGATTGCCGATGAAACCAAAGCAGCGCTTTTGGCGTTGGCGAAAGAATCTGATGTTGAAGGTTGGCGCAGCAAGATGTTTGCGGCTGAGCATATCAATGCAACGGAAGATCGCGCTGTTATGCACGTTGCCTTGCGCGATAAGTCTGACAAGCCAATTATCATCGATGGTTCTGATGCGCGTCCGGCCATTAATGCCGAGCTGGAACGCATGCGCAAGTTGAGCGAGAAGTTGCGCTCGGGCGCTTGGACTGGCTATACCGGTAAAACGATTACTGACATTGTTAGTATTGGTATCGGGGGGTCCAATCTCGGCCCGCTCATGGTGTGTGAAGCGCTCAAAGATTACAGCGATAAACGTTTTAACATGCATTTTGTATCCAATATCGATGGCGTGCAGATTGCTGAAGTGTTGGCCGGTTTGAATCCGGAAACGACGCTGTTTGTTATCTCCTCCAAAACTTTTACCACTCAGGAAACTATGACCAATGCCCGCACTGCCGAGCAATGGTTTATGGCGGCAGCGGGCGACAAGGCTGCGATTGCCAAACACTTTGTAGCAGTCTCCACCAACCGCAAACTGGTAACTGCATTTGGAATTGCAGAAGAAAATATCTTCGATATGTGGGATTGGGTAGGTGGGCGCTTCTCATTGTGGTCCGCAATTGGTTTGCCAATTGTGTTGTTCCTCGGTTATGCGTTATTCGATGAGCTGTTACAAGGCGCTTATGAGATGGATCAACATTTCCAAACAGCGCCGTTGGCTGAAAATGCTCCGGTGATGTTGGCGTTAGTAGGGGTCTGGAATCGCAATTTCCTTGGTTATCCTGCTCATGCGTTGCTGCCATATGACCAATGCTTGCATCGTTTCCCTGCCTACATGCAGCAGGCGGAAATGGAAAGTAATGGTAAGTCCGTTAATTGGGCCGGTGAGCAAATTACTTATGGTAGCGTGCCGTTGGTCTGGGGTGAGGTGGGTATCAACGGACAGCATGCTTTCTATCAAATGTTGCATCAGGGTACGGATATTATTCCGGCTGATTTCATTGGTTCGATTGCGCCGACTGTGTCAGTTGAAGGGCATCATGATGCGCTAATGGCTAATTTCTTTGCGCAGACCCAAGCCTTGATGTTGGGTATTGATGCGGATCAGGTGCGCCGTGAGCTTTCAGCTAAAGGTGTCAGTGCCGAGCGTATCGAAGAGATTGTTGAGCACAAAGTGCATCGCGGTAATCGCCCCACCAATACCTTTCTGCTAAACAAAGTAGATGCCCGCTCACTGGGGGCATTGATTGCGCTTTATGAGCACAAAATTTTTGTACAAGGTATCATTTGGCGTATTCACTCCTTCGATCAATGGGGGGTTGAGTTAGGCAAAGTACTTGCTGCGGGTATACAGCCTGAGTTGGATACCGGCAAAGCGACTAATGCCAAGCACGATGCCTCAACGCGTAACTTGATTGATTTTTATAAGCGCGCGAAAAGCGTGTAA
- the pgl gene encoding 6-phosphogluconolactonase, producing the protein MVTEHLFDNRADMIAALQAECETALRQSIEERGEATFLVSGGSTPEPLYKALSHSDLDWESIYVALVDERWVDFGHDKSNEAFTVKHLIQNKAAVANLVGMKNSAETAAEGLVDCEAAYQQLAQPFDITILGMGSDGHTASLFPHAQGLDEALNPDSAQLCAAIIAKQSEVTGAIVERMTLSLAGLLRSKSLVLLITGDEKLAVLRAAQAGTDVKEMPIRAVLQQQLVPVSIYWAP; encoded by the coding sequence ATGGTAACCGAGCATTTATTCGATAATCGCGCAGATATGATTGCGGCGTTGCAAGCGGAATGTGAAACGGCGCTGCGTCAGTCGATTGAAGAGCGTGGCGAAGCTACGTTCTTGGTGTCTGGCGGTAGTACGCCAGAACCTTTGTATAAAGCATTGAGTCACTCTGATCTGGATTGGGAATCTATTTATGTTGCTTTGGTTGACGAGCGTTGGGTTGATTTTGGTCATGATAAAAGCAACGAAGCGTTCACCGTAAAACATCTGATACAGAACAAAGCAGCAGTAGCGAATTTAGTGGGTATGAAAAACTCTGCTGAAACTGCGGCAGAAGGTTTGGTTGATTGTGAAGCGGCCTATCAGCAATTGGCTCAGCCATTTGACATCACAATTTTGGGTATGGGATCTGATGGGCACACAGCATCATTATTTCCTCATGCGCAAGGCTTGGATGAGGCGCTTAATCCGGATTCCGCTCAACTTTGCGCAGCGATTATTGCAAAACAAAGCGAAGTAACCGGTGCTATCGTGGAGCGTATGACCTTGTCTTTGGCTGGACTATTGCGCTCCAAATCACTGGTGTTGTTAATCACTGGTGATGAGAAGCTTGCCGTATTGCGTGCTGCCCAGGCTGGAACCGATGTAAAAGAAATGCCTATCCGTGCGGTGTTACAGCAGCAACTGGTTCCGGTAAGCATTTACTGGGCACCTTGA